In the genome of Hyphomicrobium sp. ghe19, the window TTCTTTTTTGGACAACAGCGGATTGCCTTTGAGGAAGGCTCGCGCCCCGCTGCGACCGATGAGGCCCGAGCAGATCACAGGCGTTCGCGCGCCCCATCTCCGCCCTTCGATGCGTACCGTGCGCCCGGATCGCTGGTAGTCCGATACTTTCGCAATCAGCACGAGGCCGGACCGTAACGATGTGATCCAACGGGGTCTTCAGTTTGATCGGCAAAACGAGCCGGGAACATTTGGCAAAGAATGCTGCAGATGTTGACCTGGAAGTCGGCGAGAGCGACTGGCATAGAGGTGGCCGCATCAGGCAACATTCAATTTTGAAGGCCGTCATTCATCGTGATATCGACGCTAACGATCCGATCGTTGCCAGGGTTGATCCTGGCATTGCTCTTGTTTGGTTGCGGCGACGAGCCGCCGCGCCAGCAGAGTACCGAAAAGCGTTCGGGCCTCACGAAACCGCATAAGATCGAGTGGCTCACGGCACAGGACGATATCTCACCTGAGACATGGCTCATCGAGCGTGAGGCGAACTCCGGTGCGACGTTGACACGCGATGAAGTAGGCAATCTGCATCAATTGCTTGCAAACGCCTCGAACACGTTCACGGATTCCCCGCGCATGGTCGCCAATCGTGCCGTTCAACTCGAAGCCATGCTCAAAGCGGAAGGCGGCGACGAAACCGCAGTCTCACTCATTGGTCGATTGACGGGGGTGGTAGCGCCTGGCCGTATCGAAAGCTTCGGCGCTGCAGGACAACAGTACTTCAATATGCGCAAGGCGGGCTTCAGCGGACAGCAGGCGCTGGACGAACTTTCGAAACGCTACGGATCGCGTGGCTAGAGCAATGCAGATTGAGACAGGTATTGGACCAGTGAGTCGCACGTCGGATTTCGCTTGGCTTGGGCGATCCATCCGAGATCAAGTCTTACTCGCAATTGCCATCGTGCTTGTGCTGGCGTCGATCGTTGCCGGCAGTGTCGCCGTTTTCAACGGGCGCAAAGCGGTCGACGTAGAAATCGAAGCGTCGATGGACTTTGCCGAAGGCTACCTTCGTGAGCTGGTTCGGGGAATCGCCGCCGAGAACAGGCTGGCTGATGTCGAATTTCTGGTATCTCGCGAAGTCCAGCATCTTAGGCACGCGCGGGTCTATGTTCAGGATCCAGGCGCCGCTCCTAAATTACTCAGGCCTGAACGGACCTTGGAAGACGAGGTCGCTCCGCTCGATGAGACGCCGGACTGGTTCGAAAATTTGATGATGCCCCAGGGAGGCAACGAACACTCTCGGCTCATCCTGATTCCGAAGGGGGAAAGATCTCTCATCCTAAAAGGCGATCCTGACGACGAGATCGCGGAGAAATGGCGGGAGCTTTCCTCCTTGGCTGTCGTTGCGATCGTTTCGATAGCGCTGCTCGTTGCTGCCTTCTATTTCGTTCTCGGATGGATTCTCGATCCTCTTGTTGCACTGGCGCGAGGGCTCGTGGCTCTCGAAGCGGGCGAGAGATCGCAACGTCTCGATATTCCGCGCGTCGGGGAAATCGCCGATATCGCGGTGAAGTTCAATTCGCTTGCCTCGTCCCTCGACCAAGCGCGCGCAGAAAACGGCGAGCTTTATCGCCAAATCCAGTCCGTTCAAGAAGAGGAGCGGCGTGAGATCGCGCGAGAGTTGCACGATGAGGCGGGTCCGTGTCTATTTGGGATTACGGCGAACGCCGAGTCGATAGCAACACTTGCGCAGAGACTGAGCGAGGAAGAGGCGTCGAAGATCGGCAAGCGGGTCGACGAGATTCTTTCTATCACCGGCCGCTTGAAAGCGATGAACCGGGCGCTGCTCAAACGTCTGCATCCAGTTTCAATCGGCAAGGTGCCTTTGCCGGCCTTGATACAGGATCTGATTTACGATTTCGAACGCCGTCATCCGAACGTGCGGATCGATTCGTCTGTGCCTCCGCACGTCGGCGCCTTTGGTGAGAAAATCGATCTGACTGTCTATCGCTCGACGCAGGAAGCACTGACGAATGCCATTCGGCACGGTCAGGCGTCGCATATTGTCGTCGAGCTCAAGGAAGAGTGGGACGACACCAACTCAATTGCAAAGAAAGGACCGAGCATCATCAACCTTTGTGTGAGCGACGATGGCACAGGCCTTAAGCCGGATATGCAGGCGGGATTTGGATTGTCCGCGATGCGCGAGCGCGTGCTTTCTGCTGGCGGAAGTCTTGTCGTTGAAGGGCATCAGCCGCACGGAACGATGGTGTCGATC includes:
- a CDS encoding histidine kinase translates to MSRTSDFAWLGRSIRDQVLLAIAIVLVLASIVAGSVAVFNGRKAVDVEIEASMDFAEGYLRELVRGIAAENRLADVEFLVSREVQHLRHARVYVQDPGAAPKLLRPERTLEDEVAPLDETPDWFENLMMPQGGNEHSRLILIPKGERSLILKGDPDDEIAEKWRELSSLAVVAIVSIALLVAAFYFVLGWILDPLVALARGLVALEAGERSQRLDIPRVGEIADIAVKFNSLASSLDQARAENGELYRQIQSVQEEERREIARELHDEAGPCLFGITANAESIATLAQRLSEEEASKIGKRVDEILSITGRLKAMNRALLKRLHPVSIGKVPLPALIQDLIYDFERRHPNVRIDSSVPPHVGAFGEKIDLTVYRSTQEALTNAIRHGQASHIVVELKEEWDDTNSIAKKGPSIINLCVSDDGTGLKPDMQAGFGLSAMRERVLSAGGSLVVEGHQPHGTMVSIKIPVRAGDHKSRAVDEVNRASP